The Streptomyces clavuligerus genome includes a region encoding these proteins:
- a CDS encoding ABC transporter transmembrane domain-containing protein has protein sequence MPGVPAGELFRIALLRGGRGLRLGLTTVGFMLHQLCEALVPILIGVVIDQALEPGDPGALLRWLAVLAGVFLVLSLSYQRAAAAMVGVYGHAEQELRRLAVTRLLDPFGLRRAPGPGEALSLVTSDSYRVAGVSWSVVEQAATLTAILTASTALLLISVPLAVGVMVSTVLVLLLMRRLAAPLEARGLAEQGSAARAGEVATDMITGLRVLAGMHAQPEAAARYRAASDASRRGAVAAARAVLSYSALSQVLSGVFLAALVTASGWLALDGRLTIGQLVTVLGLAQFLQGALAHVGTFASDWAHKRASARRIAGLLSEPALIAPPVSGAGQKANKSEKTEKTDKTDGVDASGSRTRHKVSAPGPRTDGSASSGDARVPGAVGGAPAPRPGAAVRMPAARTASADPGPGTVWYPPGHGGPVELVPGALIGVVPRDPGHARWLSDRLGCRVRPVRGELLIDGADAVDLGPEAVRARIAAPPHQGTLFSGTLRANLTPPGGTLDPAVVRAAMLDEVLEHIGGQDTEIGEHGRRLSGGQRQRLMLARALHAETPVVVLDEPATAVDPVTERRIAEGLAELPGTVLLITTSRILLSTCDRVVDLTDTATGDAAAPPGGDGTADDQNGTPR, from the coding sequence GTGCCCGGGGTTCCGGCCGGAGAGCTGTTCAGGATCGCGCTGCTGCGTGGTGGACGGGGGCTGCGACTCGGCCTCACCACCGTGGGCTTCATGCTCCACCAGCTCTGCGAGGCGCTGGTGCCCATCCTCATCGGCGTCGTCATCGACCAGGCCCTGGAGCCCGGCGACCCCGGTGCGCTGCTGCGCTGGCTCGCCGTCCTCGCCGGCGTGTTCCTGGTGCTGTCGCTGTCGTACCAGCGGGCCGCGGCGGCGATGGTCGGCGTCTACGGCCATGCGGAGCAGGAGCTGCGCCGACTCGCCGTGACCCGGCTGCTCGACCCGTTCGGGCTGCGCCGCGCCCCCGGCCCGGGCGAGGCGCTCTCCCTGGTCACCTCCGACAGCTACCGGGTGGCGGGTGTCTCCTGGAGCGTGGTCGAGCAGGCGGCCACGCTCACCGCGATCCTCACGGCGTCGACGGCGCTACTGCTCATCTCCGTCCCGCTCGCGGTGGGAGTGATGGTCAGTACGGTGCTGGTCCTGCTGCTGATGCGACGGCTCGCGGCCCCGCTGGAGGCCCGCGGCCTGGCCGAGCAGGGCTCCGCGGCCCGGGCCGGGGAGGTTGCCACCGACATGATCACCGGGCTGCGGGTGCTGGCCGGGATGCATGCTCAGCCGGAGGCCGCCGCCCGGTACCGGGCGGCGAGCGACGCATCACGGCGGGGCGCGGTCGCCGCGGCCCGGGCCGTGCTCTCCTACTCCGCCCTCAGTCAGGTGCTGTCCGGGGTCTTCCTCGCGGCGCTGGTCACCGCCTCCGGTTGGCTCGCCCTGGACGGGCGGCTCACCATCGGACAGTTGGTGACGGTCTTGGGGCTCGCCCAGTTCCTCCAGGGGGCCCTGGCCCATGTCGGGACGTTCGCCTCCGACTGGGCCCACAAGCGGGCCTCCGCGCGGCGGATCGCCGGACTTTTGTCCGAACCGGCCCTGATCGCCCCGCCGGTGTCCGGTGCGGGGCAGAAAGCAAATAAATCAGAAAAAACGGAGAAAACAGATAAAACCGACGGCGTTGACGCGTCCGGAAGCCGTACGCGCCACAAGGTCTCCGCGCCCGGTCCACGGACGGACGGGTCCGCTTCTTCCGGCGACGCCCGCGTCCCCGGGGCGGTCGGCGGTGCCCCCGCGCCACGCCCCGGTGCGGCGGTTCGGATGCCCGCCGCCCGTACCGCGTCGGCCGACCCCGGGCCCGGGACCGTCTGGTACCCGCCCGGCCACGGGGGTCCGGTCGAGCTGGTGCCCGGCGCGTTGATCGGAGTGGTGCCCCGGGACCCGGGCCACGCGCGGTGGCTCAGCGACCGGCTGGGCTGCCGTGTCCGGCCCGTGCGCGGGGAACTGCTGATCGACGGGGCCGACGCGGTCGACCTCGGCCCCGAGGCGGTCCGCGCCCGCATCGCGGCGCCGCCTCATCAGGGCACCCTCTTCTCCGGCACCCTGCGCGCCAATCTGACCCCGCCGGGCGGAACCCTCGATCCGGCCGTGGTCCGGGCGGCGATGCTGGACGAGGTACTGGAACACATCGGTGGCCAGGACACCGAGATCGGGGAGCACGGTCGCAGGCTCTCCGGCGGGCAGCGCCAGCGGCTGATGCTCGCGCGGGCGCTGCACGCGGAGACACCCGTGGTGGTCCTGGACGAACCCGCGACGGCGGTCGACCCGGTCACCGAACGGCGGATCGCCGAGGGGCTCGCGGAACTCCCGGGCACCGTCCTGCTGATCACTACCAGCCGCATTCTGCTCTCCACCTGCGACCGGGTGGTCGACCTCACGGACACGGCGACCGGGGACGCCGCCGCGCCCCCCGGCGGCGACGGCACAGCGGACGACCAGAACGGAACCCCCCGATGA